TTACTATGAATTCACTAAAGTTTGGAAATTAGTCGGTTGGATCATTAGTATGTTTGCGATCATGCTTATAGAAAGAGGAGCTATTGAGCATACTAGAATTGTTTTGAACAAGAAATACGTGAAGATTTTGGGGGTCGTCAACATTATTGAGTTTGTAGTCTTTTTAGGATTAGTCTTGTTTACATTGGATTTCTTTTACGTTCAACTTCATTCGGGCTACGGATTGATGTTTGTCGTATTTACTATTGAATTTCTTTTGTTTTTAAAAACCAAGAACAAAGCAACTCAATATGTAATGGCAGGAATTGGTTTTGCCGCGCTTTCGGCCTTGGTGTTTGCAGCTGAATTCAGTATTCATAGGTGGTTCAATTATTTATCATTGAGTCATGTCATGATGGCTTTTGCTACTGTATTTATTTATGGCGGAGTAAAAAGAATTAAATTAAAAGAAAATCAGCCAAAAGAATACGTATAGTATGTTTCAACTAAAATCATTTTAGCTTACTCTTTTTGACATGATTCGAGCGTTTGTTAAAATGAGACATAAAAAAAGCCCGCCATCCTCCGATGGCGAGCCCTACTATGGAAACGACTAATTGAATACTATTTAGAGGGTGATGTTGTGTTTAAAGTTCCTATCACCACTTTGAACTATGAATTGATAATTTCCTTTTCCTAAAGAAGAGATGTCATATCTTTTTTCAAGATCTGAACTCTTTCCTAAGTCTTCTTTGTAAACGACATGACCTTTTTCATTGACAATCGTCACTGTGGTTGATTTGGCATTTAAATTCAAGAAATTGAAGTCCACATTGCCATTTTCCCTTAATTTAAAGAATGGTTTGTGAACCGTAGTAAATTGATCATGAGCAACCATTACAGAATCCCATGTGATTGTAATAGGCAACACTTCAATATTAAAAGCATTTTCAAGCTCTATTTTATAGTGACCTGATTCCAGATTTTTTAGATCAAAGTTTTTCAGAATACCATTTACATTTTCTACAGTTTCGCTGTAAATCACTTGTCCGAACTGGTTTTTAATTTTTATATTAGTCATATCAGACTGAGCAGAACCCACTCTTAAAGTGATCATCTTGTTTTCCTTGCTGGTCAATTTCACAAATGGGAATCCATCTGCAAAGCTCATTAAAGGTAGCGCGATCAATGCGAAGGCAAATACCGTTTTTTGAATGTTTGAATTTTTCATAAGCTTTCTCATTTAAGTACATTACAAATGTATGGCGCTTTTTTGCAATGAACTATGTGAAGATTTTCCAATATTAGTACTATATTAACCTTTTGATGTTATCTTAATGTTATTGAGAGGTAAAATGCAATAACAATATTTTATTTTCAGCGTTAAAAGTGAAAATATGCAATTTTATAAACCAACACTCGAACAAATTGAGCCGTCCTTTGGTAGTTCTGTTCTAATCAAGAAATTTGAGAAATCTAAGCCCAATAAGGATCCGTTTTGGCATTTCCATCCAGAAATCGAACTAGTGTTTGTAAAAGGAGGTAATGGGAAGCGACATATTGGAAATCATATTTCTTATTATCAAGATGGTGATCTAATGTTGATTGGTTCTAATTTACCTCATTATGGTTTTACTGATAGCCTGACTGGAAACGAATCCGAAACCATCGTTCAAATGAAAGAGGATTTCCCTGGACCTGTGTTTCTAAACCTTCCCGAGATCCAGCCTATCAAACAACTAATTGAAAATGCTAAGTTAGGGATTGTATTTACAGGGGATACCAAGAAGCGTATAGGGAATAAAATAGAAGAATTGGTTGGTAAACCAGCATTTGACAGATTAATAGGGCTGATTCAGATATTGAAAGAGCTTTCTGAAATCAAAGATTATTATTTGTTAAACTCTGAAGCAGTTTCTATTGAGGCAAAGGCTGTGGATCAGCAAAGGGTTAATCTCATTTACGATTTTGTGAAAGATAATTATAAAAGGAACATTCCACTAGAAGAGATTGCAGCAGAGGCAGCCATGACCGTCCCAGCATTTTGTCGGTATTTTAAAAAAATATCAAATAAGACATTCACCTTTTTTGTTAACGAGCACAGGGTGGTGCATGCTTCAAAATTACTGTCAGAAGGAAATTTGAATATTACTGATATTTGCTACGCTTGTGGTTTCAATAATATTTCTCATTTCAATAGACAATTCAAAGAAATTACAGGCAAAAGTCCATCTGATTATAGAAAAGAAATTAGACGAGTGGTAAAATAACAAATTGACTTAAAATTTGCATTTCGATTAGAAAAAGTATTGCTTTTAAGGATGTTTTTTAGGGTTTTGTCGATAAATAGTCTCATTCTATTAATTTTCTTAAACATTGAAAGTGAACAAAGCATCTTATCCTTGTTCACAATGTTTAATACTCATGCCAAAATTCACAGTAATATTCAAAAATAATTCCTCGAAGATACTTGAAGCTGCAAGCAAAGATATTTTAATCCGTGATTTTAGTATGGCGGATGCTACTGCTTTTCAAGAAGATGTAAAAGAAATCCGTTGGGAGGAGGAAAACTGTCTCTGCGTTGAAAGTATTGCAAGTGGAAAAATTAGTAGAATCGAATCAAAATAAAAACATTCAAAAATAGTATTTTATTCTCCATCTACAAATCTCTGTAAATAGCTAAACCTTTCAGTCAGTTCACCATTTTCAGCAATTGTAGCATTTTTGATAACTTCATCTTTATCATCTCCTAAAAGATGGGGTAAGACGTTCTCTATCATCTCAAGACCGAAACTTTCGGAGGCGTCTCTCGGGAGCTCGCAGGGTAGATTATCTACTGCCATCACAGTTATGTTACTTTCCTCACTAAATTCTGGTTGAATACTGTCTGTAGTTGGATCGTAATCATAAACAGGTTCGTCAACTGTTGCTGGTTTTTTCGTACTTGGAATTGAGCCTTCTATATCACACGTGATATCCCCAATTATTCTAATTTTAAACTCAGGACGTATAGCATCTTCTTTTGTGAAAAGAACTGGAGCGCGTGGATCCCAAAATGCACCGGCTATTAAGACATCTGCGACTTCAGTATATTTTAGAAAATCCCCTTCGTAAAGCCCTGGGTTTTCATAGAATTCATCTCTCTTAAATGGGGTGCCATCTTTTTTAGTATGGTAAGCATGGCTGCTTAATTGGGTAAAAACAGGTCTGTCAAATCTTTCATTCAGAAATTCATGAGGCGATACCTGAAGAATATCCATTCCATACATCACCTCCATTGCACCTTTGGCAACTCTGCCACCACCAGTAATGGCAATTTTGATGGCTGGTAATTCTACCTTATCAAATTCAGTTCTCATATCAACCAAATCATAACATTCATGTGCTCTTCTAATATTGAATAAGTTATATCTTTGGCCAAATGTCCAAATGGTATTATAAGCGCCTACTATACCTGCAAATCTACCAAAAGCAACAATTCTTTGATTTGTTTTAGAATCTAATAAGCATTCGTAGTCCACTAGCTTTATTTTTTTCTTCAGGATAGTCTGAAGTAGCTCACGATTGTATTCCTGCTCTTTAATAGTATGAGAAAAGAAAAAATAGGTTTTTTCAGGAATTAGCTTCTCCATAGGTACTTCCTTAACTCCTAGTAGAATATCACTGTCACTGATGTCATC
This is a stretch of genomic DNA from Marivirga harenae. It encodes these proteins:
- a CDS encoding DUF6962 family protein, with protein sequence MENIVQIELFGLRIDEPIVTLTDLLVSVLCFLYFYKMSKSNDNRKVFMYFKYYFLVMGLATTFGGIIGHAFYYEFTKVWKLVGWIISMFAIMLIERGAIEHTRIVLNKKYVKILGVVNIIEFVVFLGLVLFTLDFFYVQLHSGYGLMFVVFTIEFLLFLKTKNKATQYVMAGIGFAALSALVFAAEFSIHRWFNYLSLSHVMMAFATVFIYGGVKRIKLKENQPKEYV
- a CDS encoding DUF3244 domain-containing protein; translation: MKNSNIQKTVFAFALIALPLMSFADGFPFVKLTSKENKMITLRVGSAQSDMTNIKIKNQFGQVIYSETVENVNGILKNFDLKNLESGHYKIELENAFNIEVLPITITWDSVMVAHDQFTTVHKPFFKLRENGNVDFNFLNLNAKSTTVTIVNEKGHVVYKEDLGKSSDLEKRYDISSLGKGNYQFIVQSGDRNFKHNITL
- a CDS encoding AraC family transcriptional regulator; the protein is MQFYKPTLEQIEPSFGSSVLIKKFEKSKPNKDPFWHFHPEIELVFVKGGNGKRHIGNHISYYQDGDLMLIGSNLPHYGFTDSLTGNESETIVQMKEDFPGPVFLNLPEIQPIKQLIENAKLGIVFTGDTKKRIGNKIEELVGKPAFDRLIGLIQILKELSEIKDYYLLNSEAVSIEAKAVDQQRVNLIYDFVKDNYKRNIPLEEIAAEAAMTVPAFCRYFKKISNKTFTFFVNEHRVVHASKLLSEGNLNITDICYACGFNNISHFNRQFKEITGKSPSDYRKEIRRVVK
- a CDS encoding NAD(P)-dependent oxidoreductase, with the translated sequence MLKIGIIREDKIPVDKRSPMTPAQCQMVANQFGVDVSVQKSEIRIFRPEEYSQHGIEMVDDISDSDILLGVKEVPMEKLIPEKTYFFFSHTIKEQEYNRELLQTILKKKIKLVDYECLLDSKTNQRIVAFGRFAGIVGAYNTIWTFGQRYNLFNIRRAHECYDLVDMRTEFDKVELPAIKIAITGGGRVAKGAMEVMYGMDILQVSPHEFLNERFDRPVFTQLSSHAYHTKKDGTPFKRDEFYENPGLYEGDFLKYTEVADVLIAGAFWDPRAPVLFTKEDAIRPEFKIRIIGDITCDIEGSIPSTKKPATVDEPVYDYDPTTDSIQPEFSEESNITVMAVDNLPCELPRDASESFGLEMIENVLPHLLGDDKDEVIKNATIAENGELTERFSYLQRFVDGE